A single genomic interval of Balaenoptera musculus isolate JJ_BM4_2016_0621 chromosome 14, mBalMus1.pri.v3, whole genome shotgun sequence harbors:
- the LOC118906658 gene encoding nuclear transport factor 2-like, translating into MGDKPVWEQTGSSFIQHYYQLFDNDRTQPGASYLDVTCLTWEGQQFQGKAATVEKLSSLPFQKIQDSITAQDPQPRPDSCIISMVVDQLKADEDPVMGFHQMFPLKNINDAWVHTNDMFRLALHNFG; encoded by the coding sequence ATGGGAGACAAGCCAGTTTGGGAGCAGACTGGATCCAGCTTCATTCAACATTACTACCAGTTATTTGATAACGACAGAACCCAACCAGGCGCAAGTTATCTTGACGTGACATGCCTTACTTGGGAAGGACAGCAATTCCAGGGGAAAGCTGCCACGGTGGAGAAATTGTCTAGCCTTCCGTTCCAGAAAATCCAGGACAGCATCACAGCACAGGACCCTCAGCCCAGGCCAGACAGCTGCATCATCAGCATGGTTGTGGATCAGCTCAAGGCCGATGAAGACCCTGTCATGGGGTTCCACCAGATGTTCCCATTAAAGAACATCAATGATGCTTGGGTTCACACCAATGACATGTTCAGGCTTGCCCTGCACAACTTCGGCtga